The Virgibacillus dokdonensis genome includes a window with the following:
- a CDS encoding bifunctional folylpolyglutamate synthase/dihydrofolate synthase produces the protein MKQIEAFFNHRHQLGVKPGLERMQQLLALLGHPEKRLNAVHIAGTNGKGSTAAFVKQGLQASGYQVGVFTSPSLHGIRGYIYVEEEPISEQAFLKVWEKVYPAVQELDQKNQSPTEFEILTAIAFFYFVTNVDIAVIEAGMGGREDTTNCIIPLVSIITSVSKDHMAFLGQTIPEIALHKAGIIKQGVPVVIGQLQLAAKEVIIQEAEAKEAPVYQLGLHFHYQSLPSKEWNHMEWNLPYTKGAAFKLKLYGEHQLANASLALMALHLIQQKGCIIQLSKLPTAFFDVQLEGRFELVSQHPIIILDGAHNPAGIRAFIDTLEKVFPYQERQLLFAAFKDKAIDEMMIPLTGKFSEIYLTTFDHPRAASISEMKKISLPSMKTINSWENAISKMSDPNTVYCITGSLHFISIVRSYLLSKNK, from the coding sequence ATGAAGCAAATAGAAGCATTTTTTAATCATCGGCATCAGTTAGGTGTTAAACCTGGTTTGGAACGTATGCAACAATTACTTGCTTTACTTGGTCACCCTGAAAAACGATTAAATGCTGTTCATATTGCCGGCACTAATGGAAAAGGATCTACTGCCGCTTTTGTGAAACAAGGTTTGCAAGCAAGTGGCTATCAAGTAGGAGTGTTTACTTCACCAAGCTTACATGGAATTCGCGGGTATATTTATGTAGAGGAAGAACCAATTTCTGAACAAGCATTTTTAAAAGTGTGGGAAAAAGTTTACCCAGCGGTTCAGGAATTAGATCAAAAAAATCAATCCCCAACAGAGTTTGAAATATTGACAGCTATTGCGTTCTTTTATTTTGTTACCAATGTTGACATTGCTGTTATAGAAGCTGGAATGGGAGGGAGAGAAGATACGACAAACTGTATAATCCCTTTAGTATCTATTATTACTAGTGTTAGTAAAGATCATATGGCTTTTCTTGGTCAGACAATACCTGAGATTGCTTTACATAAAGCAGGGATTATTAAACAAGGAGTTCCAGTTGTTATTGGACAATTACAATTAGCTGCTAAAGAGGTGATTATACAAGAAGCGGAGGCTAAGGAAGCTCCAGTCTATCAATTAGGGTTGCATTTTCATTATCAAAGTCTACCTTCTAAAGAATGGAATCATATGGAATGGAACCTACCTTATACGAAGGGAGCTGCTTTTAAACTTAAATTGTATGGAGAACATCAATTAGCGAACGCATCATTAGCGTTAATGGCTTTACATTTAATACAGCAGAAAGGATGTATCATCCAGTTGTCGAAATTACCAACTGCTTTTTTTGACGTACAATTAGAAGGTAGATTTGAACTAGTGTCCCAACATCCTATTATAATTCTTGATGGAGCTCATAATCCAGCAGGAATTCGTGCATTTATAGACACACTGGAGAAAGTCTTTCCATATCAAGAAAGGCAGCTATTATTTGCAGCTTTTAAAGATAAAGCAATTGATGAGATGATGATTCCTCTAACGGGTAAATTTAGTGAAATTTACTTAACCACTTTTGATCACCCGAGAGCTGCAAGTATATCTGAAATGAAAAAAATCTCGTTACCTTCAATGAAAACCATTAATTCGTGGGAAAATGCGATCAGTAAAATG
- a CDS encoding ATP-grasp domain-containing protein: MHVTGWIIYNDSLPGKKFIDFAQWLEKAAIQRASNVKIMSNSELLSFLSQSELSVLTEEQPSALPDFVVFTDKDIYLAKQLELLGISVFNSSEAIRISDDKILTYQQLATAKLPIPKTIIYPKTFTSQQLKPGALQAAIHRLGFPMIVKEAFGSFGEQVYLIHNKADLIQQIKNLATKPFVLQRFISTSYGKDLRLHVVGNKVVAAMKRQSAHDFRANITAGGTMEAYEPSEEEQKLAILATQSIGADFAGVDLLVGENDSPIICEINSNAHIRNLFDATGINVATFIIDYIFKKIEGNTNA; the protein is encoded by the coding sequence ATGCACGTAACTGGATGGATTATATATAACGATAGTTTACCCGGCAAGAAATTTATTGATTTTGCACAATGGCTAGAAAAAGCAGCGATACAAAGAGCTAGCAACGTAAAAATCATGTCAAATAGCGAACTCTTATCTTTTTTATCTCAAAGCGAATTATCTGTATTAACGGAAGAGCAACCTAGCGCTTTGCCTGACTTTGTAGTGTTTACAGATAAAGATATTTACCTAGCTAAGCAGCTCGAATTATTAGGTATAAGCGTGTTTAATTCTTCGGAAGCAATTCGTATTAGTGATGACAAAATATTAACGTATCAACAGCTTGCAACAGCTAAGCTTCCAATACCTAAAACGATTATTTATCCGAAAACATTTACTTCCCAACAGCTAAAGCCTGGCGCACTGCAAGCTGCAATTCACCGTTTGGGTTTTCCTATGATTGTAAAAGAAGCATTCGGCTCTTTTGGCGAACAAGTGTATCTTATCCATAATAAAGCGGACTTAATTCAGCAAATTAAAAATTTGGCAACAAAGCCCTTCGTTTTACAAAGATTCATTTCTACTAGCTATGGAAAAGATTTACGGCTGCATGTTGTAGGCAATAAAGTTGTTGCGGCCATGAAACGACAGTCAGCACATGATTTCAGAGCAAATATTACTGCTGGTGGTACAATGGAGGCGTATGAACCGTCGGAGGAAGAACAAAAACTGGCGATCCTAGCTACACAATCCATTGGAGCTGATTTCGCAGGTGTTGATCTATTAGTTGGAGAAAATGATTCTCCTATAATTTGCGAGATTAACTCCAATGCTCACATCCGCAATTTGTTTGATGCCACGGGAATAAATGTTGCTACCTTTATAATTGACTATATTTTTAAGAAGATAGAAGGGAACACAAATGCATAA